From Coffea arabica cultivar ET-39 chromosome 10e, Coffea Arabica ET-39 HiFi, whole genome shotgun sequence, one genomic window encodes:
- the LOC140015306 gene encoding uncharacterized mitochondrial protein AtMg00810-like — MEFGLTRCGVDHSVFYGHSNAGKILLVVYVDDIVITGDDVVGIQKLKSNLQANFQTKDLGHLQYFLGIEVARSKYGIYLCQRKYVLDMLSEVGMLGCRPVDTPMDPNVKLARDQGALLDDPKQYRKLVGKLNYLTVTRPDISFAVSVVSQFLDTPRTSHWDAVIRILRYLKGAPGKGLLYQNHGHTDIEGYSDADWAGSASDRRSTTGYCVFVGGNLVSWKSKKQTVVSRSSAESEYRAMAHTVCELVWLKSMLVEIGFEYKQPMNLVCDNQAAVHIASNPVFHERTKHIEVDCHFIREKLLDGIIKTSHVPSADQLADLFTKSLGGSRVKYLCNKLGAYDIYAPT; from the coding sequence ATGGAGTTCGGTCTGACGAGATGTGGAGTAGACCACTCTGTATTTTATGGGCATTCTAatgctggtaaaattttattagttgtttatgtggatgatattgtgattacaggtgatgatgttgtggggatccagaaacttaaatccaatctgcaggcaaactttcagacaaaggatttaggtcatttacagtattttctgggtattgaggtagctcggtctaaatatgggatttatttatgtcaaaggaAATATGTACTCGATATGTTGAGTGAAGTTGGGATGTTAGGTTGCCGACCTGTGGATACTCCTATGGATCCCAATGTGAAATTAGCAAGAGATCAAGGAGCATTACTTGATGATCCTAAGCAATATCGAAAACTTGTGGGTAAGttaaattatctcactgtaacgagacctgacatttcatttgcagtgagtgttgtgagtcaatttcttgatactcctcgtactagtcattgggatgctgttatacgaattctcaggtatcttaagggtgctcctggaaaagggttgctatatcaaaatcatggacacactgatattgaaggatatagtgatgcagattgggccggttctgcctcagatcgaagatcgaccacaggatattgtgtgtttgttggtggtaatttagtgtcgtggaagagtaagaagcaaacagttgtctccagatcaagtgcagaatctgaataccgtgctatggctcacactgtgtgtgagttggtttggttgaaaAGCATGTTAGttgaaattgggtttgagtataaacagcctatgaatttagtgtgtgataatcaggcggctgtccatattgcgtctaatccagtgtttcatgaaaggacaaaacatattgaagttgattgtcatttcattcgagagaaattACTTGATGGAAtcatcaagacatctcatgtaccgtctgcagatcaattggctgatttgtttaccaagagtttagggggctctagggtgaaatacctttgtaacaagttgggtgcttatgatatatatgctccaacttga